Genomic segment of Syntrophorhabdaceae bacterium:
TCTATTTTTCTCTCACGGGAAACACCATGAAGATCGCCAGGGCAATTCATCTGGGCATGAAGTCCGTGATAGGGCATGCCCACCTGGCAAAACTCAAGGATGTGGATGTACAGTCGCTTACCGACTATGACGTGATCGGTTTAGGTGCGCCCGTGTGGGGCGGGGTGCCTCCCAACGTAATGCGGCTCGTCCACGACCTACCCCGACTCTCGGGCAAACACGCCTTCGTCTTTTGTACTCACGGGGTACTGCCGGAGCGTTTCTTTCCGCCGCTTTTCAAACAGTTGACCAAAAAAGGACTGACGGTGATCGGGATTCGCGACTGGTACGGAAGCGTGAACAGGCCGGCCTTGCCAACACCCTACCTTACGGACGGACATCCCGATGAGATAGACCTCGAGGAAGCGGAAGGCTTTGGGGCAGAGATGGCCGAACTGAGCCAAAAGCTTGAGGCCGGCGAGACCGTCATTATGCCCACCTTCCCCAAGATGCAGATGACGCCGCCCAACAAGCTTCCCAGGCCGCTGCCCGAGCGCGATGCAAGTAAGTGTCGCTACCCTGCATGTCGAACCTGCATGGATCATTGTCCGGTGGGCGGCATCGACCTGACTTCGACTCCGCCGGTGTTCGCAAAAGGTTGCAGTATCTGTTATTTTTGCGAAATGATATGTCCGGAAGGCGCCATACAAGTGGATTATGAACTGCGTGCCAATGCGTCAATTCCGCGAATCAAAGACCTGTTCCTAAAGCATCTCGCTCAGGCCGAGGCCGAGGGACGCTTCAGGAGACTTGTGCCCCTCGAAAAGGTGGGCTGGGACACGCCCTATTACAAGGTGCACAACAAGCATCCCCGTTTTGTTGTCCCTGAAGAAGACCCTTTATAGCGCTCGCGCCCTCATGTCTTAATCCGCTGGGACCAAACGTTTCTTGACATGGTCGCCAAGAGGACTGACAATAGTGGTATAGGAGGATTAACCCATGGCTTACGATTTGTACGCGTTACAAAACAACGTGGATACGCTTACCGGTCAAGGCAAATATCGGGAAGCCATTGAGCTACTCAAGAGAGAATCCGAATCGGTCCGCGATGACAATGTGGTTCGGGGCGCCATACTCAACGAATTGGGGGGTCTCTGTCGGGCGGTGGGTTTTTATGCGGAATCCGAAGCCGCCTTCCAACAAGCAATGGAAATTCTGAGCCGGTCCCCGGGAAAGGATGACCCTGACTACGCGACGACCATCAATAATCTTGCCGGAACCTATCGTCTTATGGGCCAATACGCCAAGGCTGAATCTCTTTTTACCGAAGCTGCTGATATCTATGCCCGAACCCTGGGGAAGAAGCATTTCCTGTACGCGAGCGCCCTCAACAATCTTGGCCTTTTGTATCAGGACATGAAGGCGTTCGAAAAGGCTCTGACTCTTCACAAAGAGGCCCTTGATATCGTCCGAGAGGATAAAGATAACCCCATTGCATATGCGACCACGCTTAACAATCTCGCCGGGCCGTACCGGGCTACAAGTCGAAACGACGAGGCGCGTGAGGTGGCGCAGGAAGCCCTCGAGATTTACCGGAGGATTCTCGGGGAAGAGCACCCGCTTTATGCCTCGGGACTTAACAATCTTGCATCACTCTATTCGGTAATGGGCAATTACGAGAAGGCAGAGCCGCTCTACGTGCAGGCCTTAAGGATTTGCCGCAGGATATTCGGAAATGACCACCCCGATTCGCGGGCCGCGGCCAACAATCTCATCCTCATGTACGAGAAGATGGGTAACCATGAGAAGGCCGGGCAACTACGCTCTGAGATAAAAGAGACGGATGGGACCCAGGCGAAAGTTTAAACCTGCCCCCGAGGTGAACAAAGACTCATTATGGTAAAAGGGCTGACCTTATCGGAGCAATATTTCTCCCAGGTCTGTGCACCCATGATAGAGGCAAAGTTTAAAGCCTTTGAGGAGAAGATAGCGGCAGGACTCGTAGGCGACGGTTCAGAGTGTTTCGGATTCGATGATGAGATATCGCGAGACCACGACTTTGGCCCCTCCTTCTGCCTATGGCTCACCCAAGAAGATTACGAAAAAATCGGTGCACGCCTGCAGGCCGAGGTTGAGACGCTTCCGCGAGAGTTCGGCGGCGTGCCGGCAAGACAGGAAAGCGCCTTTGGAGGCGGCAGGACCGGAGTGTTTGAGATAGGGCGGTTTTACAAACGATTTATCGGTGTGGACCATGTGCCGGACTCCCTTCAACAATGGCGGGCCATACCCGAAGAAAACCTGGCCGCCGCAACAAACGGCAAGGTTTTCCGGGACCCGCTCGGCGAGTTCACGGCTTTCAGGGAGCGCTTAAAAGGGTTTTATCCCGAAGATGTGAGACTAAAAAGAATCGCCTCCCGTTGTATGACGATCGCTCAATCAGGTCAGTACAATTATGCGCGGTGTATAAGACGGAAGGAATTCGTGGCTGCCCTGTCGGCGGAGGCGATCTTTATCAACGATACGATCTCTATGGTCTTTCTTCTCAACAAAGAGTATAAGCCTTTCTACAAATGGATGCACAGGGCCCTGAAAAGCCTGCCTATCCTGGGAGAGGCCGTCTATACACTCCTTACAGATCTTGTCACGATAGACGGGCGTGAGTCAGGCGAAGCCCAATACGAGAAGAAAAGCGCTTGCATGGAAGGTCTCGTCCGACTGATTACAGAGGAGTTGAAAAATCAGGGCCTAAGCGATTCCCCGAGCGACTTTCTTCTTAATCACGGCCCTTTGGTTCAGGCGAAGATAGAGGACACCATGCTGCGCCAGATGGATGTCTGGACGGAGTAACAGACGATGACCAGGGAAGAGATTATCGCGAGCATCATAGCTATCGAGTGGGACATGTTTCAGGCCGTCCCTAACATAGGAGGAGCTGCCCCCTGTCAGGATGAGCGACAGACCTTTGAGATCATGCGGCTAAGCCAGGCGGCGAGCTGGTCTCAAGCAGCCCTTAGGAGCTATCTTCATGACCTGACCCAGGCGCAAAGACAGGACAGGAATCTCATGACTGAGAAGTATGCCCGGATGATGAAATCAACCTCGCCTCAAGAATATGCTCGTATAGACCATCTCATCCCCGCTACGAGCCCGAGCGCTCTGTTACTGATAGAGAAGATTTCCGCAATCATTCTCGACTGGGAAGGAGAGCTCGCGAAAAAGTATCCCCGACTTCTTGAGCGGGGCAGGCCGCTCAGAAGCTCACACGACTCGCATCTGGTGACGTCTCTTGAAACTTACTTAAAGAGCGAGCTTGCCACCTATTCGCTTAAGACACTTGAATTGTATTATGAACACCTCGCAGAAGAACAATCAAAACATATAAACGGGTCGGAGATAACCCTTGCCCTGACCGTGA
This window contains:
- a CDS encoding DUF4037 domain-containing protein, translating into MVKGLTLSEQYFSQVCAPMIEAKFKAFEEKIAAGLVGDGSECFGFDDEISRDHDFGPSFCLWLTQEDYEKIGARLQAEVETLPREFGGVPARQESAFGGGRTGVFEIGRFYKRFIGVDHVPDSLQQWRAIPEENLAAATNGKVFRDPLGEFTAFRERLKGFYPEDVRLKRIASRCMTIAQSGQYNYARCIRRKEFVAALSAEAIFINDTISMVFLLNKEYKPFYKWMHRALKSLPILGEAVYTLLTDLVTIDGRESGEAQYEKKSACMEGLVRLITEELKNQGLSDSPSDFLLNHGPLVQAKIEDTMLRQMDVWTE
- a CDS encoding flavodoxin family protein, which produces MKGIVIYFSLTGNTMKIARAIHLGMKSVIGHAHLAKLKDVDVQSLTDYDVIGLGAPVWGGVPPNVMRLVHDLPRLSGKHAFVFCTHGVLPERFFPPLFKQLTKKGLTVIGIRDWYGSVNRPALPTPYLTDGHPDEIDLEEAEGFGAEMAELSQKLEAGETVIMPTFPKMQMTPPNKLPRPLPERDASKCRYPACRTCMDHCPVGGIDLTSTPPVFAKGCSICYFCEMICPEGAIQVDYELRANASIPRIKDLFLKHLAQAEAEGRFRRLVPLEKVGWDTPYYKVHNKHPRFVVPEEDPL
- a CDS encoding tetratricopeptide repeat protein, with amino-acid sequence MAYDLYALQNNVDTLTGQGKYREAIELLKRESESVRDDNVVRGAILNELGGLCRAVGFYAESEAAFQQAMEILSRSPGKDDPDYATTINNLAGTYRLMGQYAKAESLFTEAADIYARTLGKKHFLYASALNNLGLLYQDMKAFEKALTLHKEALDIVREDKDNPIAYATTLNNLAGPYRATSRNDEAREVAQEALEIYRRILGEEHPLYASGLNNLASLYSVMGNYEKAEPLYVQALRICRRIFGNDHPDSRAAANNLILMYEKMGNHEKAGQLRSEIKETDGTQAKV
- a CDS encoding DUF4125 family protein, producing MTREEIIASIIAIEWDMFQAVPNIGGAAPCQDERQTFEIMRLSQAASWSQAALRSYLHDLTQAQRQDRNLMTEKYARMMKSTSPQEYARIDHLIPATSPSALLLIEKISAIILDWEGELAKKYPRLLERGRPLRSSHDSHLVTSLETYLKSELATYSLKTLELYYEHLAEEQSKHINGSEITLALTVKQYGFQSLEEANRKLEA